In Pedobacter heparinus DSM 2366, the following are encoded in one genomic region:
- a CDS encoding YifB family Mg chelatase-like AAA ATPase gives MLIKTYGSAVFGVDALTITIEVSIGGGNRYHIVGLPDNAIKESLRRIESAIQSAGLKMPRQKIVINLAPADIRKEGSAYDLPIAIAILAASGQLEIPEVDKYFIMGELSLDGGLQPIKGALPISIQARSAGFKGFILPKENSREAAIVSDIAVYGMCNLMEVVSFFNGSFAPHPVLVNTRDEFLNHINNYEQDFSDVRGQENIKRALEIAAAGGHNLILIGPPGAGKTMLAKRLPTILPPLNLHEALETTKIHSVAGKLNAADALMTERPYRSPHHTISDMALVGGGANPQPGEISLAHNGVLFLDELPEFKRSVLEVMRQPLEDRRVTISRARLSVEYPASFMLIASMNPCPCGFFNHPEKECICAPGQVQKYLSKISGPLLDRIDLHVEVTPVNFNELTSAVKAEKSAAIRERVIRARAVQDLRFSSRSNLHYNAQMSPNMVREICKIDDAGQTLIKKAMEKLGLSARAYDRILKVARTIADLAASNVITLEHLAEAIHYRSLDRDSWSG, from the coding sequence ATGCTGATAAAAACTTATGGCAGTGCCGTTTTTGGGGTTGATGCCTTAACCATTACCATAGAGGTAAGTATAGGCGGCGGCAACAGGTACCACATTGTGGGCCTGCCCGACAATGCAATTAAAGAAAGCCTGAGAAGGATAGAAAGTGCGATCCAGTCGGCCGGGCTTAAAATGCCCCGGCAAAAGATTGTCATCAACCTTGCCCCTGCAGATATCCGCAAGGAAGGTTCAGCCTACGATCTGCCCATTGCGATCGCCATTTTAGCGGCTTCTGGTCAATTGGAAATCCCGGAAGTAGACAAATACTTCATCATGGGAGAACTGTCGTTAGACGGCGGCCTGCAGCCCATAAAAGGAGCTTTACCCATTTCCATACAAGCCCGGTCTGCCGGATTTAAAGGTTTTATATTGCCCAAGGAGAATTCGAGGGAGGCCGCCATTGTAAGCGACATTGCCGTTTATGGGATGTGCAATTTAATGGAAGTTGTTTCTTTTTTTAATGGTTCCTTTGCGCCCCACCCTGTACTGGTGAACACCAGGGACGAATTTTTAAACCACATCAACAATTATGAACAGGATTTTTCGGATGTGAGGGGCCAGGAAAACATCAAACGGGCACTGGAAATTGCCGCGGCCGGGGGGCATAACCTGATCCTGATTGGCCCTCCCGGGGCCGGAAAAACCATGCTGGCCAAACGTTTGCCTACAATTTTGCCGCCCTTAAACCTGCATGAAGCCCTGGAGACCACTAAAATACATTCTGTAGCCGGAAAGCTGAATGCAGCCGATGCGCTGATGACAGAAAGGCCTTACCGAAGTCCGCACCATACCATTTCAGATATGGCCCTGGTAGGTGGCGGGGCCAATCCGCAGCCAGGAGAAATTTCTCTGGCCCATAATGGTGTCCTTTTCTTAGATGAGCTGCCCGAGTTTAAGCGAAGTGTACTTGAAGTAATGCGGCAACCACTTGAAGACCGCCGGGTAACCATTTCCAGGGCAAGATTGAGTGTGGAATACCCGGCAAGCTTTATGCTCATCGCCTCAATGAACCCCTGCCCCTGCGGTTTTTTTAACCACCCTGAAAAAGAATGTATCTGTGCTCCCGGGCAGGTACAAAAGTACCTGAGTAAAATTTCGGGGCCGCTGTTAGACCGTATAGACCTGCATGTAGAGGTTACCCCGGTAAATTTTAATGAACTGACTTCGGCCGTAAAAGCGGAAAAAAGTGCCGCCATCAGGGAAAGGGTGATCAGGGCCAGGGCTGTTCAGGACCTCAGGTTCAGCAGCCGGTCCAACCTGCATTACAATGCACAGATGAGCCCCAATATGGTAAGGGAGATCTGCAAAATAGACGATGCCGGGCAAACACTCATTAAAAAAGCAATGGAAAAGCTGGGTTTATCGGCCAGGGCATACGACCGGATTTTAAAGGTGGCCAGAACCATTGCCGACCTTGCAGCCAGCAACGTCATTACGCTGGAGCACCTTGCAGAAGCCATACATTACCGGAGTTTAGACCGAGACAGCTGGTCGGGTTAA
- a CDS encoding COG3014 family protein, with protein MINIRRNIFKASFFLGLVLFLSGCASYNDMIASYYKQIAAGNYTEAVKELDKNKLLQKPRNKLLFLMEKGKASHLSGDYENSNRYFNEADQLLENGIGGAMDAVVGTLVNPMTQSYKGEDFEKFMIHYYKALNYVYLGLNEDAIVEARRITLQSQEQGDKFNDKDSRYSKDAFSLMLQGLIYEQDGDINNAFIAYRNAAEVYLNSKDQTYYGVKIPAELKQDVLRMADRNGFTAELSRFEALFGMKYQAEPKPEGGELIFFWENGLAPVKKQEELFFSLIKGSNGDLFFTNLGGTIIIPFNHTYSNSNFSLNGVESLRATYPKYQAQPPHYSSATLSNGTQTVSFEKAEDINELAFKTLDQRFVKEMGKVLTRLAVKKSAEYALRQSAKGNGKDGKDNSLLEGLGIGMQLYSLLSEKADTRNWQSLPANISYTRIPLKKGENTLTLDLKGAGGNSDSKTITVNGTGKLQFYNYSTLR; from the coding sequence ATGATAAATATCCGCAGGAACATTTTTAAAGCATCATTCTTTTTAGGACTGGTGCTTTTTCTTTCCGGCTGTGCCAGCTATAACGACATGATCGCCTCTTATTACAAGCAGATCGCTGCTGGTAATTATACGGAAGCGGTAAAAGAGCTGGATAAGAACAAACTGCTGCAAAAGCCACGCAACAAGCTTCTTTTTCTGATGGAAAAAGGGAAGGCGAGCCATCTTTCAGGCGATTACGAAAATAGCAACCGTTATTTTAATGAGGCCGATCAGCTCTTGGAGAACGGAATAGGCGGAGCTATGGATGCCGTAGTAGGCACACTGGTTAACCCCATGACGCAAAGCTACAAAGGCGAGGACTTTGAGAAGTTTATGATCCATTATTACAAGGCACTGAACTATGTGTACCTGGGGCTTAACGAAGACGCCATTGTAGAGGCCCGACGCATTACACTGCAATCGCAGGAGCAAGGCGATAAGTTCAATGATAAAGATAGCCGCTATTCCAAAGATGCCTTTTCATTGATGCTGCAGGGGCTGATCTATGAACAGGATGGTGATATAAACAATGCCTTTATTGCCTATAGAAATGCAGCAGAAGTTTACCTGAACAGTAAAGATCAGACTTATTACGGGGTGAAAATACCGGCTGAACTGAAACAGGATGTGTTAAGAATGGCCGACAGGAATGGATTTACTGCCGAATTGAGCCGTTTTGAAGCACTGTTTGGTATGAAGTACCAGGCAGAGCCCAAGCCGGAAGGTGGCGAACTGATCTTTTTCTGGGAAAACGGATTGGCCCCGGTTAAAAAACAGGAAGAGCTTTTCTTTTCACTGATCAAAGGCAGTAATGGCGACCTCTTCTTTACCAATCTTGGTGGAACGATCATTATCCCCTTTAACCATACGTACAGCAATAGTAATTTTAGCCTCAATGGGGTAGAAAGCCTTCGGGCAACGTATCCCAAATATCAGGCCCAGCCACCCCATTACAGTTCTGCAACACTGAGTAATGGAACACAGACTGTTTCATTTGAAAAGGCTGAAGACATCAACGAACTGGCTTTTAAGACCCTTGACCAGCGTTTTGTGAAGGAGATGGGCAAGGTGCTGACCCGCCTGGCTGTTAAAAAGAGTGCAGAATACGCCTTAAGGCAAAGCGCCAAAGGAAATGGTAAGGATGGGAAAGACAATTCTCTGCTGGAAGGCCTGGGCATTGGCATGCAGTTGTACAGCCTGCTTTCAGAAAAGGCCGACACAAGGAACTGGCAATCGCTTCCGGCCAACATCAGTTATACCCGTATTCCACTTAAAAAAGGTGAAAATACCCTGACCCTGGACTTAAAAGGCGCTGGTGGAAACAGTGATTCCAAAACGATAACCGTTAACGGTACAGGAAAACTTCAGTTCTATAATTATTCAACTTTACGCTGA
- a CDS encoding glucosaminidase domain-containing protein yields the protein MNNRLLALALTLVFFSACKTKKYSRNNKQIEKAANKANPDVKSYTTLNYIEAFKAVAVEEMNKYGIPASITLAQGIIESGSGNSSLAKYANNHFGIKCTSEWKGKAYYKDDDQANDCFRVYKDARESYKDHSEFLKRKRYSFLFELDKNDYKNWAYGLKQAGYATNPRYPDMLINVIDKYQLYQYDQPESERDKLKREDKVFTEINANIPNEKKKFTPVEVPPSKQVIKTPDTLKISAPVVQDTSAARPDVAPIFKPTSYTVKQGDTLYGISKRFNISIDELKTLNNLTDTGIKIGQKLVLVK from the coding sequence ATGAACAACAGATTATTAGCCTTAGCACTGACCCTTGTTTTTTTTAGCGCATGTAAAACTAAAAAGTATAGCCGCAACAACAAGCAAATTGAAAAGGCAGCCAATAAAGCCAATCCCGATGTTAAATCTTATACCACACTAAATTATATTGAAGCCTTTAAAGCTGTGGCCGTAGAAGAAATGAACAAATATGGCATTCCGGCCAGCATTACCCTGGCACAGGGCATTATCGAGTCGGGAAGCGGCAACAGCAGCCTGGCCAAGTATGCCAACAACCACTTTGGCATTAAGTGTACCTCTGAATGGAAAGGCAAAGCTTACTATAAGGATGACGACCAGGCAAACGATTGTTTCAGGGTATATAAAGATGCCCGGGAATCGTATAAAGACCATTCGGAGTTCTTGAAAAGAAAACGCTACAGTTTTTTGTTTGAGCTGGACAAGAACGATTACAAAAACTGGGCTTATGGCTTAAAGCAGGCTGGCTACGCCACAAATCCCAGGTATCCCGACATGCTCATCAATGTGATCGATAAGTACCAGCTGTACCAGTATGATCAGCCGGAATCGGAAAGGGACAAGCTGAAGCGGGAAGATAAAGTGTTTACAGAGATCAATGCCAACATCCCTAACGAGAAGAAGAAGTTTACACCGGTAGAGGTCCCTCCGTCAAAACAAGTGATCAAAACACCGGATACCTTAAAGATATCAGCCCCTGTAGTACAGGACACTTCGGCCGCCAGGCCTGATGTTGCGCCAATATTTAAACCCACAAGCTACACTGTTAAACAGGGCGATACGCTATATGGCATTTCTAAAAGGTTCAACATCAGCATTGATGAACTTAAAACCTTAAATAACCTTACAGATACCGGGATTAAGATCGGACAAAAGCTGGTCTTAGTTAAATAA
- a CDS encoding TlpA family protein disulfide reductase yields MEKIFNKKNGLNILFIAIFLVLIFVPAAKALMIRGLMEIGLFRPDVAQTEAPLTAAVNDLSGIRFKDAAGKEVDLGSLRGKVVFINFWATWCPPCLAEMPAVNKLYSQFKEDKGVVFILVDADSDFAKAQQYMDRKGYKMPVYNAASPIPEAIFKGSLPTTLVFDKKGRVAYNEVGAANYGSEKFIEFLKKLKASNI; encoded by the coding sequence ATGGAGAAAATTTTCAATAAAAAGAATGGCCTGAACATCTTGTTTATCGCCATTTTTCTGGTACTTATTTTTGTTCCGGCAGCAAAAGCATTGATGATAAGGGGACTGATGGAAATCGGGCTTTTCAGGCCCGATGTAGCGCAAACCGAAGCGCCGCTGACTGCTGCTGTAAATGACCTTTCGGGTATCCGGTTTAAAGATGCTGCCGGTAAGGAAGTTGACCTGGGCAGTTTAAGAGGAAAAGTTGTTTTTATTAATTTCTGGGCTACCTGGTGCCCGCCCTGCCTGGCCGAAATGCCTGCGGTAAATAAACTGTACAGCCAGTTTAAGGAGGACAAGGGGGTGGTATTTATATTGGTGGATGCCGACAGTGATTTTGCAAAAGCACAACAATATATGGACAGAAAAGGCTATAAAATGCCAGTTTACAATGCGGCAAGCCCTATTCCTGAAGCCATTTTTAAAGGCTCACTGCCCACAACCCTGGTGTTTGATAAAAAGGGTCGTGTTGCTTATAATGAAGTGGGTGCAGCCAATTATGGAAGCGAAAAATTTATAGAATTCTTAAAAAAATTAAAAGCAAGTAACATTTAG
- a CDS encoding O-methyltransferase produces the protein MSLISDDMQQLLLGYCEPESDLLQKIDRETNLKVLMPRMLSGHYQGRVLSMLSKLTNPGRILEIGTFTGYATLCLAEGLTANGLIYTLDINEELEEMVRRNFEASGYNDKIKYILGDATETVNHLDETFDLVFIDADKKNNGRYYDLIFDKVRPGGLIIVDNVLWSGKVLNSNPDKDTRNITTFNDKIAADTRIEKLILPVRDGLFVIRKK, from the coding sequence ATGAGTTTAATTAGCGACGATATGCAGCAACTGCTGCTCGGTTATTGTGAACCGGAAAGCGACTTACTGCAAAAGATTGACCGGGAAACGAACCTTAAGGTTTTAATGCCGAGGATGCTCTCCGGGCATTACCAGGGCCGCGTACTGAGCATGCTCAGTAAACTGACCAATCCTGGCAGGATCCTGGAAATCGGTACTTTTACCGGCTATGCCACGCTTTGCCTGGCCGAAGGTTTAACAGCAAACGGGCTCATTTATACTTTGGACATCAATGAGGAGCTGGAAGAAATGGTACGCCGTAATTTTGAAGCCTCGGGCTATAACGATAAAATAAAATACATCCTGGGGGATGCCACAGAAACGGTTAACCATCTGGACGAAACATTTGACCTGGTTTTTATTGATGCGGATAAAAAGAACAACGGCAGGTATTACGACCTGATCTTCGACAAGGTAAGGCCGGGGGGGCTGATCATTGTTGATAATGTATTGTGGAGTGGAAAAGTACTGAACAGCAATCCCGATAAGGACACCAGAAATATCACTACATTTAACGATAAAATTGCTGCAGACACCCGCATAGAAAAACTGATCCTGCCGGTCAGGGATGGGTTATTTGTCATCAGAAAAAAATAA
- a CDS encoding DUF3078 domain-containing protein, giving the protein MKIFYAYLLLVFIGTTSLQAQEIDTIQINTKGLDIKLKRSPLPSRSGTIPFKAVPLTPIVIDARVNYWKTRTSVGINVNQATFSNNWKGGGVNSLAIGGLVNYKAEYSKESYSYVSEVILEYGKIRNKDQLQKKTRDRIFWDNKAAIQLSKNWYFFGSVSFESQFDAGFAYGKDKEGTEDKYLISKFMAPGYLTESFGFEYKPNKFFSTRIGTGTARQTFVLDTAVYYTKNFSTGVMTKGQTKYGVDFNKKFKNELAFQIVSNFEKEIFTNTMLKSRYQMFIPYDRALVNIDHRLDVSISSKLNRLMNVSLTGVGLFDRDNDTKIQGSQTLALGVMFIFPR; this is encoded by the coding sequence ATGAAGATTTTTTATGCCTACTTACTTTTAGTTTTTATCGGTACGACAAGCCTGCAAGCACAGGAGATTGACACGATCCAGATCAATACCAAAGGACTTGACATTAAATTAAAGCGGAGTCCTCTGCCTTCAAGAAGCGGTACCATTCCTTTTAAAGCGGTGCCACTGACTCCTATTGTAATAGATGCAAGGGTAAACTACTGGAAAACCCGGACTTCTGTAGGCATCAATGTAAACCAGGCCACTTTTTCCAACAACTGGAAAGGCGGCGGGGTAAACTCACTGGCCATAGGCGGCCTGGTAAACTACAAGGCTGAATACTCCAAAGAAAGCTATAGCTATGTAAGCGAGGTGATCCTGGAATATGGGAAGATCAGGAACAAAGACCAGTTGCAAAAGAAAACACGCGACCGGATTTTCTGGGACAATAAGGCGGCAATTCAATTGTCTAAAAACTGGTATTTCTTTGGATCTGTAAGTTTTGAATCGCAATTTGATGCTGGTTTTGCCTATGGCAAGGATAAAGAAGGAACTGAAGACAAATACCTGATTTCTAAATTTATGGCCCCCGGCTACCTCACCGAATCATTCGGTTTTGAGTACAAGCCCAACAAATTCTTTTCTACACGTATTGGTACTGGAACCGCGCGACAAACTTTTGTGCTGGATACCGCCGTTTATTATACCAAAAACTTCAGTACTGGGGTCATGACCAAAGGTCAGACAAAATATGGGGTCGATTTCAACAAAAAGTTTAAGAACGAGCTGGCTTTTCAGATTGTGAGCAATTTTGAAAAAGAGATTTTCACCAATACCATGCTTAAATCCAGGTACCAGATGTTTATCCCGTACGACAGGGCGCTGGTCAACATAGACCATCGCCTGGATGTTTCTATTTCCTCTAAATTAAACCGGCTGATGAATGTTTCACTTACAGGTGTTGGTTTGTTTGACAGGGACAACGACACCAAGATACAGGGAAGCCAGACACTTGCCCTGGGTGTGATGTTTATCTTCCCGCGCTAA
- the ffh gene encoding signal recognition particle protein, whose product MFENLQDKLDRAFKVLKGQGSITEINVAETMKEIRKALLDADVNYKTAKSFTDEVKEKALGANVLTAVSPGQLLTKIMNDELAALMGGEVTELDLKTNPTIILIAGLNGAGKTTFTGKLANFLKNKGKKPLLVAGDVYRPAAVDQLQILGEQIGVPVYANTASKDPVGIALEGIAEGKKQQNNVIIIDTAGRLAIDEQMMDEIAAVKESTKPHEILFVVDAMTGQDAVNTAKAFNDRLDFTGVVLTKLDGDTRGGAALSIKSVVNKPIKFIGTGEKMEALDVFYPERMASRILGMGDVVSLVERAQQQFDEKEAAELQKKIRKNKFDFNDFYNQIQQIKKMGNMKDLMGMIPGVGKMMKNVDIEDDAFKNVEAIIQSMTKYERENPDSIQQSRRLRIAKGSGNKIEEVTKLIKQFEDMRKVMKQFSNPAAAARMMKNMPKMPQGRM is encoded by the coding sequence ATGTTTGAAAATTTACAGGACAAGCTAGACCGTGCGTTTAAAGTTTTAAAAGGACAAGGCAGCATTACCGAGATCAACGTGGCTGAAACCATGAAAGAGATCCGTAAGGCTTTATTAGACGCCGACGTAAATTACAAAACGGCCAAGAGCTTTACCGATGAGGTAAAAGAAAAAGCTTTGGGCGCCAATGTACTTACGGCTGTTTCGCCGGGCCAGTTGCTGACCAAGATCATGAACGATGAGCTTGCAGCCTTAATGGGTGGTGAGGTAACGGAGCTTGATTTAAAAACAAATCCAACCATTATATTAATTGCCGGTTTAAACGGTGCGGGTAAAACCACTTTTACCGGTAAGCTGGCCAACTTCCTGAAAAACAAAGGCAAGAAACCTTTACTGGTAGCAGGCGACGTATACCGGCCTGCAGCGGTAGACCAGCTGCAGATCCTTGGCGAGCAGATCGGTGTTCCGGTGTATGCCAACACGGCCTCTAAAGATCCCGTTGGGATTGCCCTGGAAGGGATTGCAGAGGGTAAAAAACAGCAAAACAATGTCATCATTATAGATACTGCAGGTCGTTTAGCAATAGATGAGCAGATGATGGATGAGATTGCCGCTGTAAAAGAAAGTACCAAACCGCATGAGATCCTCTTTGTTGTAGATGCCATGACCGGACAGGATGCCGTAAATACAGCCAAAGCATTTAACGACAGGCTCGATTTTACAGGGGTGGTACTGACCAAATTAGATGGTGATACCCGTGGTGGTGCGGCCCTTTCCATTAAATCTGTAGTGAACAAGCCGATCAAATTTATCGGTACAGGCGAAAAAATGGAAGCCCTTGATGTGTTCTATCCGGAAAGGATGGCCTCACGTATTTTAGGCATGGGTGACGTGGTTTCCCTTGTTGAGCGTGCCCAGCAGCAGTTTGACGAGAAAGAAGCCGCAGAACTGCAGAAAAAGATCCGTAAGAACAAATTTGACTTCAACGACTTTTACAACCAGATCCAGCAGATCAAAAAAATGGGTAACATGAAAGACCTGATGGGCATGATACCTGGTGTAGGGAAGATGATGAAAAATGTGGACATTGAAGATGATGCCTTTAAAAATGTAGAGGCCATTATCCAGTCGATGACCAAATACGAGCGTGAAAACCCCGATAGTATCCAGCAAAGCAGACGTCTGCGCATTGCCAAAGGATCGGGCAATAAAATAGAGGAAGTGACCAAGCTGATCAAACAGTTTGAGGACATGCGTAAAGTGATGAAGCAGTTCTCTAATCCCGCTGCCGCAGCAAGGATGATGAAAAACATGCCTAAAATGCCTCAGGGCAGAATGTAG
- a CDS encoding RNA polymerase sigma factor: MELPFTDDSVTWQLFKNGDKKAFSFIYTTYSPNLYEYGMRILQDEELTRDAIHDLFVKLWQNRKSIGTTNNIKYYLITALRNTIFTLKGIENRMQLTGLNEADAFHLDFTLESAYIRKEDLNLLSIQLLDALNQISPRQKEILYLRYFEELDYNQIAEMMNISVKGAYKLSARALEALRELMKLPLSLLLFLLLMGRERF, translated from the coding sequence ATGGAACTTCCTTTTACAGATGATTCAGTAACCTGGCAGCTATTTAAAAATGGCGATAAAAAGGCATTTTCTTTCATTTACACCACTTATAGCCCTAATTTGTATGAATATGGGATGAGGATACTGCAGGATGAAGAACTGACCAGGGACGCCATCCATGACCTTTTTGTGAAGCTCTGGCAAAACAGAAAATCCATTGGCACAACCAATAACATCAAGTATTACCTTATCACAGCGCTTCGCAACACTATTTTTACATTAAAGGGCATAGAGAACAGGATGCAGCTGACCGGTTTAAATGAGGCGGATGCTTTTCATCTTGATTTTACCCTTGAGTCGGCATACATCCGGAAAGAAGACCTTAATCTGCTTTCCATACAATTGCTGGATGCGCTGAACCAGATCAGCCCCAGACAAAAGGAAATTCTTTACCTGAGGTATTTTGAAGAACTGGATTACAACCAGATTGCTGAAATGATGAACATCTCTGTAAAAGGAGCATATAAATTATCTGCACGTGCTTTGGAGGCCTTGCGTGAACTTATGAAACTTCCGTTGTCACTCCTTCTTTTCCTGTTGCTGATGGGCCGGGAACGGTTTTAA
- a CDS encoding penicillin-binding protein activator LpoB: MQLKRTMTIAAIAVSGMIISSCSRQVTRVNTDQAIDVSGNWNNTDSRLVAEEMTQTVLGGKWLSTHLEEKQGKRPVVVVGVVKNKSHEHIDAETFVKDVEQAFIKSERVRLVQGGKKREELRAEKADQQDNATVSTMKKFGLENGADYILQGSINSIVDSHKRKKVVYYQVNLELTDIQTNEVVWIGDKKIAKYVKN, translated from the coding sequence ATGCAATTAAAAAGAACAATGACCATTGCGGCTATAGCCGTTTCCGGAATGATAATCAGCTCATGTTCGCGACAAGTTACCCGGGTAAACACAGACCAGGCCATTGATGTAAGCGGCAACTGGAACAATACCGATTCCAGGCTTGTGGCCGAAGAAATGACCCAGACAGTTTTAGGTGGCAAATGGTTATCTACCCATCTGGAAGAGAAGCAGGGCAAAAGACCGGTTGTAGTGGTTGGTGTGGTAAAAAATAAAAGCCATGAACATATCGATGCCGAAACCTTTGTTAAAGACGTAGAGCAGGCTTTTATTAAAAGCGAACGTGTACGCCTGGTGCAGGGTGGCAAGAAAAGAGAGGAGCTGCGTGCCGAAAAAGCCGATCAGCAGGACAACGCCACAGTATCTACCATGAAAAAGTTTGGCCTGGAAAATGGTGCAGATTACATTTTACAAGGTTCCATAAATTCTATCGTAGATTCCCATAAGCGTAAAAAGGTGGTGTATTATCAGGTAAACCTGGAGCTTACAGATATCCAGACCAATGAAGTGGTATGGATTGGGGATAAGAAAATAGCTAAATACGTTAAAAATTAG
- a CDS encoding glucosaminidase domain-containing protein, with protein MFKTLLYTGLCFTILTFSAAAQTTEDYIDSYAEHAQGLMREYKIPASVILAVAIHESAAGTSKIARYLNNHFGIKGANSNNEIRSAYKDYPSALESYDHFIEFLTSRMAFRTLFDKYDQYDYKSWARGIQRGGYARSRTWAAQIIGIIKKNNLYQYDERPEDYTEPAAPEVRVTSRNRRSTAKTYTVKAGDNLHNIAKARHTTPAALMKKNGLKGPAIKPGQKLKL; from the coding sequence ATGTTTAAAACACTACTGTATACCGGGCTATGTTTTACCATTCTTACTTTTAGTGCTGCGGCACAGACCACAGAAGATTACATCGATTCTTATGCAGAGCATGCACAGGGCCTGATGCGTGAATATAAAATTCCGGCAAGTGTGATCCTGGCGGTTGCCATCCATGAATCGGCTGCCGGCACCAGTAAAATTGCCCGTTACCTGAACAACCATTTCGGAATAAAAGGGGCAAACAGCAACAATGAAATCCGTTCTGCTTATAAAGATTACCCCAGCGCACTGGAATCTTACGATCATTTTATAGAATTTCTGACCAGCAGAATGGCTTTCAGGACCTTGTTTGACAAATATGACCAGTACGATTACAAGAGCTGGGCCAGGGGGATACAGCGCGGAGGGTATGCGAGGAGCCGGACCTGGGCTGCCCAGATCATTGGCATCATTAAAAAAAACAACCTTTATCAATACGACGAAAGGCCGGAAGATTATACAGAACCTGCAGCACCGGAAGTCCGTGTAACCAGCCGCAACAGGCGCAGCACTGCAAAAACCTATACGGTTAAGGCTGGCGACAACCTGCACAACATTGCCAAAGCGCGACACACTACGCCCGCAGCATTAATGAAAAAGAACGGATTAAAAGGCCCGGCCATTAAACCCGGACAAAAACTTAAACTATAA
- a CDS encoding FecR family protein translates to MINPKHDTYKTADFLDDISFINAIKHHKERDLSYWKEWKSSGPSNLQAYEAAELQLRLILSSRRLKPGSVFMESLWEDINGSIETEHRHKLRKIQMAILSAAAVLALMLLSASLWFFNSSITLRTPYGKTQQVFLPDGSQVLLNANTELRYPRAYNWKNTREVFLKGEAYFKVSHGSPFSAHTKNLTVQVLGTEFNIKERRGTTLVALIRGRVAIKGSAINPLKPSILNPAELFRFDENTNTAVKTTTNPQVYTAWMDHKVIAENTTVGSIIKDFEDLYGSRIILEDTTLYNRVIDGVVPMGDKDNTLFVIANILNVQIRKQGDTILFKPRKTP, encoded by the coding sequence ATGATCAACCCTAAACACGACACGTACAAAACCGCTGATTTTCTGGATGATATTTCCTTTATAAATGCCATAAAGCATCATAAAGAACGTGATCTTAGTTACTGGAAAGAATGGAAAAGTTCCGGCCCATCGAATCTGCAGGCCTATGAGGCTGCCGAACTGCAGCTGCGGTTGATCCTGTCGTCCCGACGGCTAAAGCCCGGAAGTGTATTTATGGAAAGTTTGTGGGAAGACATCAACGGAAGTATTGAAACTGAGCACCGGCATAAACTGCGAAAAATACAGATGGCCATTCTTTCGGCTGCAGCAGTGCTGGCGCTGATGCTGCTCTCGGCTTCGTTATGGTTTTTCAATTCCAGCATTACGCTGCGCACACCTTACGGAAAAACACAGCAGGTTTTTCTGCCCGACGGGAGCCAGGTCCTGCTAAACGCCAACACAGAACTCCGGTACCCGAGGGCTTATAACTGGAAAAATACCAGGGAAGTTTTCTTAAAAGGGGAAGCCTATTTTAAGGTAAGCCATGGAAGCCCCTTTAGTGCACATACAAAAAACCTGACAGTACAGGTGCTGGGAACAGAGTTTAACATCAAAGAAAGGCGGGGAACAACACTGGTTGCCCTCATCAGGGGTAGGGTAGCCATAAAAGGATCTGCCATTAACCCTTTAAAACCTTCGATTTTGAATCCTGCTGAGCTTTTTCGTTTTGATGAAAACACAAATACAGCTGTAAAAACAACAACAAATCCCCAGGTTTATACCGCCTGGATGGACCATAAAGTAATTGCCGAAAACACAACTGTTGGCAGCATCATTAAGGATTTTGAAGACTTGTATGGCAGCAGGATCATTCTTGAGGATACCACTTTGTATAACCGTGTTATTGATGGGGTGGTACCCATGGGCGATAAAGACAATACCCTTTTTGTAATTGCAAATATCCTGAACGTACAGATCAGGAAACAAGGCGACACCATTTTGTTTAAACCGCGCAAAACACCATAA